A genomic segment from Thamnophis elegans isolate rThaEle1 chromosome 3, rThaEle1.pri, whole genome shotgun sequence encodes:
- the LOC116505855 gene encoding cytochrome P450 2K1-like, with protein sequence MDWIGAILTLLLFIFAIMFLLKKNRNNSSHNLPPGPRTIPILGNLHMMDLKRPHQTMIEWSKVYGPIFRIKLGFQEMVVLTGYETVKEALVNQADAFADRPIVPIFEDTVKGYGLASASGENWKMMRRFTLTTLRDYGMGKRTIEDKITEECSFLTKTMETYAGKPFDVTTILSAAVSNIIVCILLGKRFEYEDATFLRLLKITKETVQLSGSPSVMLYNSFPKLGFLLGAYKKIMKNEKELHEFIKTTFIEYLRDLDENDQKNFIESFLVRQKQENMKMTHGGYFHNENLIGLVDDLFVAGTDTTANTLRWAILLMMKYPEIQRKVQEEIAKEIGDIQPRTDHRAKMPYTDAVIHEIQRFADIVPSNLPHSTSMDTTFKGFFIPKGSYVIPLLSSVLHDESQWEKPYGFYPEHFLDSEGKFLKRDAFMPFSAGRRMCAGETLAKMELFLFFTSLLQKFTFQPPPGTFKDDLDLTPVVGFTSTPMPYKTCAVLR encoded by the exons ATGGATTGGATTGGAGCAATTTTAactttattactatttatttttgcaattatgttccttttgaaaaagaacaggAATAACAGCTCCCACAATCTCCCTCCAGGACCCAGGACTATACCTATTTTGGGAAATCTGCACATGATGGATCTGAAGAGGCCTCACCAAACAATGATAGAG TGGTCAAAAGTATATGGTCCCATTTTTCGCATCAAACTGGGATTCCAAGAAATGGTGGTGCTGACTGGCTATGAGACAGTGAAAGAAGCTCTAGTGAACCAGGCTGATGCATTTGCAGATAGGCCTATCGTCCCCATTTTTGAAGACACAGTGAAAGGATATG GTCTTGCTTCTGCTAGTGGTGAGAACTGGAAAATGATGCGGCGGTTTACATTAACCACACTACGGGATTATGGAATGGGCAAGAGAACCATTGAAGACAAAATCACAGAAGAATGCAGTTTCTTAACAAAGACAATGGAGACTTATGCAG GAAAACCCTTTGACGTCACAACTATTCTGAGTGCTGCTGTTTCCAACATCATAGTTTGTATTCTACTTGGGAAACGTTTTGAATACGAAGATGCCACATTTTTGCGACTACTGAAGATAACAAAGGAAACTGTTCAGCTTTCGGGAAGCCCTTCTGTGATG CTATACAATTCGTTCCCCAAGTTAGGGTTCCTTTTGGGTgcttataaaaaaataatgaaaaatgaaaaagagcTCCATGAATTCATAAAGACTACCTTCATAGAATATCTCCGAGATCTTGATGAAAATGACCAGAAAAATTTTATTGAATCATTTCTTGTTCGGCAAAAACAG GAGAATATGAAGATGACACATGGTGGATATTTCCATAATGAAAATCTTATAGGTCTTGTAGATGATTTATTTGTTGCTGGTACAGACACAACGGCAAACACTCTGCGCTGGGCGATACTCCTAATGATGAAGTACCCAGAAATTCAGA GAAAGGTTCAAGAAGAAATTGCAAAAGAGATTGGTGATATCCAGCCAAGGACAGACCACCGAGCCAAAATGCCTTACACTGATGCTGTAATTCATGAAATTCAAAGGTTTGCTGATATTGTTCCATCCAATTTGCCACATTCAACCTCCATGGATACAACTTTTAAAGGCTTCTTCATCCCCAAG ggCAGCTATGTCATTCCCTTGCTGAGCTCTGTGCTCCATGATGAATCCCAGTGGGAGAAACCATATGGATTCTACCCTGAACATTTTCTTGACTCTGAAGGAAAATTTCTGAAGAGGGATGCATTCATGCCATTTTCTGCAG GTCGAAGAATGTGTGCAGGTGAGACCCTTGCCAAAATGgagctcttcctcttcttcaccaGCCTCTTGCAGAAATTTACCTTCCAGCCACCCCCAGGAACATTTAAAGATGATCTGGACCTGACTCCAGTTGTTGGATTTACCTCCACTCCCATGCCGTACAAGACCTGTGCTGTGTTACGCTGA